The genomic window GCGGCAAGGACACTTGGTGGAGTTCAGCTCCCGCCGCCTGCTGGACAAGTGGGTGCAGTGCCGCACCAGCAATGCCAACTGTATCTGCGTGAATGAGAGATTCATACTCGTGGGCTGTGCGGAGTCCATCATTCGCATCTTCAATGCGGCCACGCTGGAGTACGTGACCACTCTGCCCAGAACTCATTACCTGGGCGTGGATGTGGCCCAGGGCATCCAGATCAACCACATCATGTCGGTGCCACAGCAGGCCAAATTCCCCGACTGCATTGCCATGGTGTTCGACGAACAGCGTTCCAAGGTAGGTCTTTCAAATAGTTTGCATATAATTGAATACTCATTCCGAATGGCTGTTTCAGGTGAGCTGCGTTTACAACGATCATTCGCTTTACATCTGGGATCTGCGCGACATCTCACGAGTGGGCAAGTCGCACTCGTTCCTTTATCACTCCACTTGCATCTGGGGCGTGGAGACAGTGCCATATAACGTGGAGCGGGAGCCGTCGCAAACCCTGCCGGAGGAATGCTTCGTCACCTGCTCCTCGGACGACACGATCCGTGTCTGGGGATTGGATGGATGCACCAACAACGACATCTACCGAAGGAACATCTACTCCAAGGAGCTGCTGAAGATCGTCTACAGCGACGAGGAACTGCAGTTTATCAAGGATCAGGGCTCGTCTCTGTTCGACAAAGCTGGAAACTCCTCCTACGATGGAAGGAATGGAGTGCGGTGCATCAAGATCAGTCCGGAACTGCAGCACTTGGCCAGTGGGGATCGGTGCGGCAACATACGCGTGTACAGTCTGGTCAATCTGCGCCAGCTCACCACCATCGAAGCCCACGAGTCGGAGGTGCTTTGTTTGGAGTATTCAAACGAGAAGATCGAGCGAAAGTTGTTAGCCAGTGCCAGTAGGGATCGACTGATCCATGTGTTCGACGTGGCACAGAACTATCTACTGCTACAAACGCTGGACGATCACAGCTCCTCCATCACCTCCATCAAGTTTGTGGGTGCAGGACTCAACTTCCAGATGATCAGTTGTGGCGCCGACAAGTCCATTATGTTTAGGAGTTTTCAGGTGAGTCTTGTATTGCTTTATATGGTCTTGGTGATCTAACCTTCTTCTTTAACAGGGAAACATCTTCATGAGGGGCACCAACACCTCAGGAAAGACGACGTTGTACGACATGGAGGTGGACTCGAATGCCAAGCACATTTTGACCGCCTGCCAGGATCGCAACGTGCGGGTCTACGGAACCCAGAATGCCAAGCAAACAAAGACCTTCAAGGGCTCTCACTCAGACGAAGGAAGTCTGATCAAGCTCAGTCTCGATCCCAGTGGCATCTATGTGGCCACTTCCTGCACGGATAAAACGCTCGCTGTTTATGATTACTACTCGAGCGAGTGCATGGCTAGGATGTATGGGCACAGCGAGTTGGTCACGGGACTGAAGTTCACCAACGATTGCAGACATTTAATATCCGCGAGTGGCGACGGTTGTATTTTCATATGGCAAGTGCCACACGATATGATAGTGACCATGCAGGCCAGGATGTCGCAACAGCGCCTCAGATCCGGACATGCTccgttgccacgccccttggCTCCCATTTCGCCACCGGATGGTATTGTCCTCGAATCGCCCACCAGTGAAATAGAGCAGCCGCAATTGCAGCCCAAGTTTGGAGTGGCTGAAAGGTTTTCCGATGTGGGTCAATTGCCCCAGTGGGCGATGCGAAAAGCAGCAGCGGATTCGGATAGTGGGGCCTTGTCCATACCCACGCCCAGTGGTGGATCTGCAACTGTCCCCGGCATGCATGCTGCTTCTTCGATGGGCAATCTGAGCTCATCGCCCAGTCAACAGATGCCAGGACTGGCACCCCGTGCGAGGGGAAGATGGGCCCAGAGGAGCACTCAATTGGAGACGGCCGATGACCTGCGTTCCAACTCGGAAAGTCCTCTGGGAACCGTTTCGTCTGTAGGTGGTCACAGCGGTGTGAATGTCCAGACCTCTGATTACAATAGTGCCTCTTCCAAGGACATTACGTACAATCAAACCTACTTGAGCGAGGACTCCTCCATCGATTCTGGGATGGAGACGCGCAGGGGCGAACTCAAGTTCattggcagcaacaacaatggaacGGTGGTCACTGTGTCCTCCGTTTCCTCGATGGCTGTTTCTGCCTCCAACGGTGCCATGTCGACGGGTTCTGGAGCTGCTCAACAGCGTCTCCAGTTGCCGGATAAACGCTTAAAGCCGGGTCTGCGATTTGATACCCACACCCATGATCACGATGGCGATGTGGAGGACATCTCCGATGGCGAGAGAACTAGCTCCGATCACGGAATGTTCTACAACAACCTTGCGCCCAGCACACCAACGTTAGTATACTCAAATGAAATACAGTAGCATATAAAGTAAACGAATGCTTATTTCCCTGCAGAGATTTCAAGGTGACGGCCATGAACGAGGATGAGCTGCGCAAATCGGTGCGCCGTCAGAAGTTTGAAAAGTCCGGCCTTCAGCTTACGCCTTCGGCCCTCAGCGGCAATGGAAGTTCGCATACGGCGAGCACCGGAACTGGGACCTCCGATACGGAAGACGAGGGTTCCACGCCCAGTGCGGAAAATGCCGAGCGGTCGCTGGCCTCGACGTTGGGCGGCAGCTCGGAAAATCTGGcccagagcagcagcaacagcttcCTGCACGCCGCCTTGCCAGAGGGACCGGGTCTCACAACGCCCATGGAAAGGGGTGGCAGCAGTAAGATACTATATCATCTTGGTGAAATGCTCTTTATGGATTTAATGGCATATACTTTCATCTTCCAGGTCGTCGCAGCATCAGCGCCAAGCACAATACGGAGAATGGGAAAGGCGTGGCGGCACCGCCCACCATCACCAAGTCGTATACAAGCACCAAaaaggaggagctgctgcaggtCATCAACAAGGTCAAGCAGCAACTGGAGAATGTAAGTGCTGGGGGTCAGAGGTGACCTTTCTCTCAGTGTACTTCCGTTTAACTGTGCCCACTGCGCGGTCTTTACTGCTTCTtcggttttccattttccgagCACCTTTATTTGCccatttaatttgtgtttttcttttgttgtttcttctgtatttttatgtgtgtcccttatttgtttttggtgtCTGGTCCGTCCTCCAATCTCCAACCTCCCACCCCAAaaacacatgcacatgcaaaaaaaaaaaccaaaaaaaaaaacgaaaaataataaatccCTGCCCGAATTTGTGTGTTTAGGGTACGCGCAAAAATGGCAACACAAGGTTGAATGCTATAGCTGAGGTGAGCCGATTTATGTTGGAATCTAAAGACGTTTTGCTTTCCTAACGATGCTTTAGGCAGTTACATTTTGACAATGCTTTTAAACATACGGGAGAATGACCTAACGCACTGCATTACAAACAGTTCAACATGTAGTTATAAGCTTAATTCACGCTTCAAACAAGTAATAATACGCCCCAGAACAATACAACCTTTTTACTCTCTAAATTTAACTAATTTcttaaataagtaaaaattaaaaaccaaaaaaattatttatgcatcGGCCGGGAATCGAACCCGGGCCGCCCGCGTGGCAGGCGAGCATTCTACCACTGAACCACCGATGCTTCGTGAGTCAAGGAAAATCAAATTCCCACCACACTAAGCTCTTTCTAAAAATAGCCTAAACTAGCGATCATGAAAAACTTGCTCGGTCTCATGAGCCGAGTGAACTACAGATCAGCGATCCCCTCAGCTTTCCACTCCTTAAGCAAGTTGAGGAACCAGAAAACCACTCTCCATTTACTGACTCAATACCAAAACTTCACTCAAACAACAAATGCCTAACTATGTTTTAAAATACCATACATTAAGTACAGTTTTTGCGGTTActaatgcttttgttttgattttctttaacTAAAATATAAACCGGGTAACGATGTTTTACTAACTTACGTTTCTGGTTAATTTATCTTattaattgtatattatttgACCCACAGGTAGGCCATAGACCCCTGCGGGGAAGCCATAGCATATCGGACCTGAGTCTGGCAGCCAACTTGGATGGATCGCGGAATGCCGGCGGAGGACCAGGACGTTACACGAAGCCAGGTAAGGAATTGAGAAGATAGGGAAACCAGAAAGCTgttaaaccaaataaatatatcccCTCCAAGTTGAACAGTAGGCTAATATAACCAAAAACTCTTTCTCCCGTTGTTTGCTCTCTCTGTTGTCTATCTCTCTTTAAATATTGCTCTCCTATTTGTGACATCTGCGGTAAAACTAATGTATTACAAATTGTTACCATTCGTGATAAACGAACTTTGTCCCCTTAACGATACTTTGACTAACCCCATTAGTTGCCTCCCATGACACTTCGCAGTATACTAGCCCTCAAAACACAACAgcacctgctgctcctgccaaTACCCAGCAGCAACTCCTGCCACCAGTGCAACAGCAATATCCAATCCCGAAGGAGCCACATCAGCAAGCCctgcagcaacatcagcaataCGCGCCTCCTGCCTCCCAGCAATTTTTCAACTGTGCTGCTCCGAAATCGAAGTTGCAGCAGAACTTCCAGACCATGCGACAGGTTCAGCAGCACTATCCGCCCTATCCTCATCATGTGGGCGTGCATCAGATCCATCCGCCTCCCGGGGTTCCATTTGGAGGATCTGCGGCGGGTTGCTCGTCTGCAATGCGTTCGCATTCCCAGCCGCAACATcgtcaacagcagcagcagcaacaaagggTGAAGAGGAATCCAGCTGGGAATAACAGGCGTACGCCCAGCATCCTGAAGCACTACAAATCCTGTCCAGTGTCTCCAGTCCACGAAGAGGTGGAATGGTCGGCGGAGGGAAACGAAAGAGGTGCTCTGCTCGGCGAACCCAAAAGACACTCTGTTTACGCTGATGATGCTCGTACTATTCTGGACATGATCCACGCTGATACGGAAAAGATGATTGATGAGATAACCCGGAAATACGGCGATCTGGATGAGCCCAGTATGCCAGCCTCGTACTCCGTGCCAGCTAATCTGAGAAACTTGGGCGGACTGGGTTCCACTGGCGATTCCACGCCCACTGGCAGAACTACACAGTATTATGTTTACAGGGAATTTTATCAATGCGAGCGGAAGGTGTCCCTCTCGGATATTCTGCAGCCCGACCAGTTTGCAGCCACACAGAGGAGACTGGACGAGGCCAGATTTCTGGAGACCCAACGCCATTCCAGTGCCAGTTTCTTCCTCACCGGCCAGCAGAGTCAGGAGTCACTATCGCTGCTTTCCGATGGCGATGGTCCTGGAAGCTATTGCAACAGCCTGGAGAGCGTACTGTCGGACGAAAGCGATTGCCAGAGTGCTCCTCTGGAGTATCCTCAAACCCAGGTGGCTGTTCTTCAGCAGCGCCATGCCGGCATCAGGAACTTTATTATCCACGGTCCGGTGTCCAAGTCCTACGGAAACAGCCCCAATGCCTATGGCAGCTTTGACTACTATATGCGACAACAGCACTCTACGACAACGGATAGCTTCGATGTCACAGGCTACAATCTGGAGCCACTGAAACCACTGCCCAGTTCTAAGACATATCCCAGAATAGCTCAGGTTCAGGTCTCTGAAAATATACCCACTCTGCGATCCAAGAACAAGCAATATACCTCAGGTGTTAACAAGTCCCTAAGTACGGACTTCGCACAACAGCGACAGCAAAGGAACTCCAATCCCATGCAATCAGGAGACAATCTCTTTGTGAGGAAACCATTGAAAGCCAAGCCGCCGGTGCCGGCAAAACCCCACAATCTAGTCAGCACCTTGAGCCACATGGAGAAGCAGCAGAAACATAGCAGCAAATCGCAGTCCAGGACCGCCAGTGTTGTCCAGCAATTTGAGCATAACTTACAGAAatttgaaaaggaaaagcaaaggGAGCGGGAACAGCAAAGGAGACCGGCGATGCGGAGCTCAGTAAGTTCTGGAGCTCTGGCTGGAGGATCAGCGACCCACAGTTGCCTGAAGAAAGTCTCCCGCTTTGATACCAGCGAAAGCAGTCGAAGGGCCACCAGTGTGAGGCAGAAAAGCAGGCCAAAGATCTCTGTGCGCTTCAATACAGTCTCGCAGATCAAGTATACGCCCAGTGCCAAGAGGGAGAGGCTGGCCAGAGAAGAGGAGCCACCGGAAATGGAAGTGGGCAGCCTGCCCAGCGACTATGGAGAGCGCAGTTTCGAGATGTATTTCGCGGAGAACGGAAATGCCCCAGAGAATCTGGAAAACATGCAGACCCTTAAACTGTACACCAAACCCCAACTCCAGGCAGTGGTGGATGAGATACAACAGGAGCGGGAAAAGTATCGGAAAAACCTTGACAACGCTGGCAAGATCAGCGGAAAGGGAGGATGTGGAAAGGTAAAGGGAAAAGGAGCAGGCAGCTCCACCAGCCATCAGTGCCAGAATATAGCCAAAAAGATCGACATCATCGAGAAGTTAATCGCCATGGAGGAGAACAAAATGGAGCAAATACGTTTGGCCACCGAATCGCGATTGAGACCCTTCAACTGCAATGCCAAGGAGAAGGGCTATGTGAAAAGCTTGACCATGAACTTTGACATGCTGGCCCGAGGTGAAGATCCCGCAGAAGATGAGGATCTGGCATCCAAAGATGCCTCGGATCTGTGCGCCTATGCGAGGAATATACGCAGAAACTGCAGCTTACCCGATGTCCTCGAGAGCACCGATTTCACTGGCATCTACAACAGCCAGGGTGTGGAGTTGGCCAAGGAAGTGATAGCCGACGACGAGAGCGGAGATCCAGAGAACACCGAGATCACTGCAGATGACGCTGATCACGAGGACATCAGACAGACTGTTGTTTTGAGGATGGAGCCAGGTTTGAGCCCCATTTCCGCCTTGGTTGTTGTGCCTCTTGAGTTTTTCGCCACCTTCATTTGCGCACACACAGTTATTTACTAGTTTTTATTTCCCCTTATTGACCACCACCCTCCATTTCTGAATATCCGAGCACAAGAAATACCATAATCGCATGACCCGAGCCGAAACTAATCTCTGACCCACATTTCAGGCAATCCCAAAACGCTCAATCCCATGCCCATCGAGGAGTCCTCCATACGCCGCGCCTGCTCGCTGAGCGACCTGCACATGGGCAACTTTGGCAAGCGTAAGCACCCTCGATTCTATATTCCTGGTATATATCTAAAGAGTTCTAATTGTAAATTTTTGCACTGACTTTGCAGCTGGAAAATCGCAGAATGGCACTCCACAAAAGCCGCAGGTCCAGCACCGAAATGGAAACGTCTCGCGATCGGCCAGCAAAAGGAACAGTTTGCAGGGCAAAACTGGGTTGGGCGCCTCCAGCAACTCAATGAACGTTCTCAATCAGGGTGTAAGTATTTAGCAACCAActcattttgcatttgaaaattaaatgtttcgttttaatttttatatagaGCGACTCGGAACCCGAGGACAGCAACCGCTTGCGTAGTGCCAGCAATGGACAGGGACGCAGTAATGGACCCATTGGTGAGTGaacttattattttaaataacaaaataatttaactaaCCTTATTCCATATGCAGCTGCGAATCGCCAGTACAGCAACAAGATTAACAATGTCAACAACAATCGGCGAAAGGCGCCAAACTTTAGCAGTGGTGAGTGTCCTTGTTTCGTCCCCTTTGAATCTGAAATAATTATGTATACTCCCGCATTAGCCACGCCCATGCAGGACGACTCCAGCTCCGAGGAGACGCCCAATAGCACAGTCAACAACAAGCCCATTGTGCCACCAAGACCTAGGAACCTGGCCTTTGATCACAAGAGCAAACT from Drosophila yakuba strain Tai18E2 chromosome 2L, Prin_Dyak_Tai18E2_2.1, whole genome shotgun sequence includes these protein-coding regions:
- the LOC6526468 gene encoding uncharacterized protein LOC6526468 isoform X4: MFAPRNSSPVAIYGKEDVAAYEIKLKKVLGLTVCSNAALDVSPVSGLLAYPAGCTVVLFNAKRQTQAYLVNTSRKAFTSVAFSRCGRYVATGECGINPAIKVWELETPNGSLEHCSGGSVVAEFVDHKYAVTCVAFSPTGKYLVSVGSQHDMIVNVFDWRANLKMASNKISSKVAAVCFSEDGSYFVTVGNRHVKYWYLEGGRKYKDPIPLMGRSAILGDLRDNDFCAVACGKGICAESTYAITRQGHLVEFSSRRLLDKWVQCRTSNANCICVNERFILVGCAESIIRIFNAATLEYVTTLPRTHYLGVDVAQGIQINHIMSVPQQAKFPDCIAMVFDEQRSKVSCVYNDHSLYIWDLRDISRVGKSHSFLYHSTCIWGVETVPYNVEREPSQTLPEECFVTCSSDDTIRVWGLDGCTNNDIYRRNIYSKELLKIVYSDEELQFIKDQGSSLFDKAGNSSYDGRNGVRCIKISPELQHLASGDRCGNIRVYSLVNLRQLTTIEAHESEVLCLEYSNEKIERKLLASASRDRLIHVFDVAQNYLLLQTLDDHSSSITSIKFVGAGLNFQMISCGADKSIMFRSFQGNIFMRGTNTSGKTTLYDMEVDSNAKHILTACQDRNVRVYGTQNAKQTKTFKGSHSDEGSLIKLSLDPSGIYVATSCTDKTLAVYDYYSSECMARMYGHSELVTGLKFTNDCRHLISASGDGCIFIWQVPHDMIVTMQARMSQQRLRSGHAPLPRPLAPISPPDGIVLESPTSEIEQPQLQPKFGVAERFSDVGQLPQWAMRKAAADSDSGALSIPTPSGGSATVPGMHAASSMGNLSSSPSQQMPGLAPRARGRWAQRSTQLETADDLRSNSESPLGTVSSVGGHSGVNVQTSDYNSASSKDITYNQTYLSEDSSIDSGMETRRGELKFIGSNNNGTVVTVSSVSSMAVSASNGAMSTGSGAAQQRLQLPDKRLKPGLRFDTHTHDHDGDVEDISDGERTSSDHGMFYNNLAPSTPTDFKVTAMNEDELRKSVRRQKFEKSGLQLTPSALSGNGSSHTASTGTGTSDTEDEGSTPSAENAERSLASTLGGSSENLAQSSSNSFLHAALPEGPGLTTPMERGGSSRRSISAKHNTENGKGVAAPPTITKSYTSTKKEELLQVINKVKQQLENGTRKNGNTRLNAIAEVGHRPLRGSHSISDLSLAANLDGSRNAGGGPGRYTKPVASHDTSQYTSPQNTTAPAAPANTQQQLLPPVQQQYPIPKEPHQQALQQHQQYAPPASQQFFNCAAPKSKLQQNFQTMRQVQQHYPPYPHHVGVHQIHPPPGVPFGGSAAGCSSAMRSHSQPQHRQQQQQQQRVKRNPAGNNRRTPSILKHYKSCPVSPVHEEVEWSAEGNERGALLGEPKRHSVYADDARTILDMIHADTEKMIDEITRKYGDLDEPSMPASYSVPANLRNLGGLGSTGDSTPTGRTTQYYVYREFYQCERKVSLSDILQPDQFAATQRRLDEARFLETQRHSSASFFLTGQQSQESLSLLSDGDGPGSYCNSLESVLSDESDCQSAPLEYPQTQVAVLQQRHAGIRNFIIHGPVSKSYGNSPNAYGSFDYYMRQQHSTTTDSFDVTGYNLEPLKPLPSSKTYPRIAQVQVSENIPTLRSKNKQYTSGVNKSLSTDFAQQRQQRNSNPMQSGDNLFVRKPLKAKPPVPAKPHNLVSTLSHMEKQQKHSSKSQSRTASVVQQFEHNLQKFEKEKQREREQQRRPAMRSSVSSGALAGGSATHSCLKKVSRFDTSESSRRATSVRQKSRPKISVRFNTVSQIKYTPSAKRERLAREEEPPEMEVGSLPSDYGERSFEMYFAENGNAPENLENMQTLKLYTKPQLQAVVDEIQQEREKYRKNLDNAGKISGKGGCGKVKGKGAGSSTSHQCQNIAKKIDIIEKLIAMEENKMEQIRLATESRLRPFNCNAKEKGYVKSLTMNFDMLARGEDPAEDEDLASKDASDLCAYARNIRRNCSLPDVLESTDFTGIYNSQGVELAKEVIADDESGDPENTEITADDADHEDIRQTVVLRMEPGNPKTLNPMPIEESSIRRACSLSDLHMGNFGKPGKSQNGTPQKPQVQHRNGNVSRSASKRNSLQGKTGLGASSNSMNVLNQGSDSEPEDSNRLRSASNGQGRSNGPIAANRQYSNKINNVNNNRRKAPNFSSATPMQDDSSSEETPNSTVNNKPIVPPRPRNLAFDHKSKLLINNSGSPGGNAKQRSGVTSTEDYEGTDPEAQVHNVINKLYTTTQAAMQLHANLKNSLLLKELENALIMSRNMLSSIPNRQAEKANNGGGMGGGLGVGGSGGLNHDQLNADNGDYLMMVNNCADLLSNLRTKHKPDDCENNS
- the LOC6526468 gene encoding uncharacterized protein LOC6526468 isoform X2; translation: MRHLIMTPASLSASTPTLSTLHHQRMALQSQSQSPLASPLTPSPSSVFGSPKFPANYERSEKIKLKKVLGLTVCSNAALDVSPVSGLLAYPAGCTVVLFNAKRQTQAYLVNTSRKAFTSVAFSRCGRYVATGECGINPAIKVWELETPNGSLEHCSGGSVVAEFVDHKYAVTCVAFSPTGKYLVSVGSQHDMIVNVFDWRANLKMASNKISSKVAAVCFSEDGSYFVTVGNRHVKYWYLEGGRKYKDPIPLMGRSAILGDLRDNDFCAVACGKGICAESTYAITRQGHLVEFSSRRLLDKWVQCRTSNANCICVNERFILVGCAESIIRIFNAATLEYVTTLPRTHYLGVDVAQGIQINHIMSVPQQAKFPDCIAMVFDEQRSKVSCVYNDHSLYIWDLRDISRVGKSHSFLYHSTCIWGVETVPYNVEREPSQTLPEECFVTCSSDDTIRVWGLDGCTNNDIYRRNIYSKELLKIVYSDEELQFIKDQGSSLFDKAGNSSYDGRNGVRCIKISPELQHLASGDRCGNIRVYSLVNLRQLTTIEAHESEVLCLEYSNEKIERKLLASASRDRLIHVFDVAQNYLLLQTLDDHSSSITSIKFVGAGLNFQMISCGADKSIMFRSFQGNIFMRGTNTSGKTTLYDMEVDSNAKHILTACQDRNVRVYGTQNAKQTKTFKGSHSDEGSLIKLSLDPSGIYVATSCTDKTLAVYDYYSSECMARMYGHSELVTGLKFTNDCRHLISASGDGCIFIWQVPHDMIVTMQARMSQQRLRSGHAPLPRPLAPISPPDGIVLESPTSEIEQPQLQPKFGVAERFSDVGQLPQWAMRKAAADSDSGALSIPTPSGGSATVPGMHAASSMGNLSSSPSQQMPGLAPRARGRWAQRSTQLETADDLRSNSESPLGTVSSVGGHSGVNVQTSDYNSASSKDITYNQTYLSEDSSIDSGMETRRGELKFIGSNNNGTVVTVSSVSSMAVSASNGAMSTGSGAAQQRLQLPDKRLKPGLRFDTHTHDHDGDVEDISDGERTSSDHGMFYNNLAPSTPTDFKVTAMNEDELRKSVRRQKFEKSGLQLTPSALSGNGSSHTASTGTGTSDTEDEGSTPSAENAERSLASTLGGSSENLAQSSSNSFLHAALPEGPGLTTPMERGGSSRRSISAKHNTENGKGVAAPPTITKSYTSTKKEELLQVINKVKQQLENVGHRPLRGSHSISDLSLAANLDGSRNAGGGPGRYTKPVASHDTSQYTSPQNTTAPAAPANTQQQLLPPVQQQYPIPKEPHQQALQQHQQYAPPASQQFFNCAAPKSKLQQNFQTMRQVQQHYPPYPHHVGVHQIHPPPGVPFGGSAAGCSSAMRSHSQPQHRQQQQQQQRVKRNPAGNNRRTPSILKHYKSCPVSPVHEEVEWSAEGNERGALLGEPKRHSVYADDARTILDMIHADTEKMIDEITRKYGDLDEPSMPASYSVPANLRNLGGLGSTGDSTPTGRTTQYYVYREFYQCERKVSLSDILQPDQFAATQRRLDEARFLETQRHSSASFFLTGQQSQESLSLLSDGDGPGSYCNSLESVLSDESDCQSAPLEYPQTQVAVLQQRHAGIRNFIIHGPVSKSYGNSPNAYGSFDYYMRQQHSTTTDSFDVTGYNLEPLKPLPSSKTYPRIAQVQVSENIPTLRSKNKQYTSGVNKSLSTDFAQQRQQRNSNPMQSGDNLFVRKPLKAKPPVPAKPHNLVSTLSHMEKQQKHSSKSQSRTASVVQQFEHNLQKFEKEKQREREQQRRPAMRSSVSSGALAGGSATHSCLKKVSRFDTSESSRRATSVRQKSRPKISVRFNTVSQIKYTPSAKRERLAREEEPPEMEVGSLPSDYGERSFEMYFAENGNAPENLENMQTLKLYTKPQLQAVVDEIQQEREKYRKNLDNAGKISGKGGCGKVKGKGAGSSTSHQCQNIAKKIDIIEKLIAMEENKMEQIRLATESRLRPFNCNAKEKGYVKSLTMNFDMLARGEDPAEDEDLASKDASDLCAYARNIRRNCSLPDVLESTDFTGIYNSQGVELAKEVIADDESGDPENTEITADDADHEDIRQTVVLRMEPGNPKTLNPMPIEESSIRRACSLSDLHMGNFGKPGKSQNGTPQKPQVQHRNGNVSRSASKRNSLQGKTGLGASSNSMNVLNQGSDSEPEDSNRLRSASNGQGRSNGPIAANRQYSNKINNVNNNRRKAPNFSSATPMQDDSSSEETPNSTVNNKPIVPPRPRNLAFDHKSKLLINNSGSPGGNAKQRSGVTSTEDYEGTDPEAQVHNVINKLYTTTQAAMQLHANLKNSLLLKELENALIMSRNMLSSIPNRQAEKANNGGGMGGGLGVGGSGGLNHDQLNADNGDYLMMVNNCADLLSNLRTKHKPDDCENNS
- the LOC6526468 gene encoding uncharacterized protein LOC6526468 isoform X3; translation: MDVPDVGRIIRAPARRKRNDEQLMDRIKLKKVLGLTVCSNAALDVSPVSGLLAYPAGCTVVLFNAKRQTQAYLVNTSRKAFTSVAFSRCGRYVATGECGINPAIKVWELETPNGSLEHCSGGSVVAEFVDHKYAVTCVAFSPTGKYLVSVGSQHDMIVNVFDWRANLKMASNKISSKVAAVCFSEDGSYFVTVGNRHVKYWYLEGGRKYKDPIPLMGRSAILGDLRDNDFCAVACGKGICAESTYAITRQGHLVEFSSRRLLDKWVQCRTSNANCICVNERFILVGCAESIIRIFNAATLEYVTTLPRTHYLGVDVAQGIQINHIMSVPQQAKFPDCIAMVFDEQRSKVSCVYNDHSLYIWDLRDISRVGKSHSFLYHSTCIWGVETVPYNVEREPSQTLPEECFVTCSSDDTIRVWGLDGCTNNDIYRRNIYSKELLKIVYSDEELQFIKDQGSSLFDKAGNSSYDGRNGVRCIKISPELQHLASGDRCGNIRVYSLVNLRQLTTIEAHESEVLCLEYSNEKIERKLLASASRDRLIHVFDVAQNYLLLQTLDDHSSSITSIKFVGAGLNFQMISCGADKSIMFRSFQGNIFMRGTNTSGKTTLYDMEVDSNAKHILTACQDRNVRVYGTQNAKQTKTFKGSHSDEGSLIKLSLDPSGIYVATSCTDKTLAVYDYYSSECMARMYGHSELVTGLKFTNDCRHLISASGDGCIFIWQVPHDMIVTMQARMSQQRLRSGHAPLPRPLAPISPPDGIVLESPTSEIEQPQLQPKFGVAERFSDVGQLPQWAMRKAAADSDSGALSIPTPSGGSATVPGMHAASSMGNLSSSPSQQMPGLAPRARGRWAQRSTQLETADDLRSNSESPLGTVSSVGGHSGVNVQTSDYNSASSKDITYNQTYLSEDSSIDSGMETRRGELKFIGSNNNGTVVTVSSVSSMAVSASNGAMSTGSGAAQQRLQLPDKRLKPGLRFDTHTHDHDGDVEDISDGERTSSDHGMFYNNLAPSTPTDFKVTAMNEDELRKSVRRQKFEKSGLQLTPSALSGNGSSHTASTGTGTSDTEDEGSTPSAENAERSLASTLGGSSENLAQSSSNSFLHAALPEGPGLTTPMERGGSSRRSISAKHNTENGKGVAAPPTITKSYTSTKKEELLQVINKVKQQLENGTRKNGNTRLNAIAEVGHRPLRGSHSISDLSLAANLDGSRNAGGGPGRYTKPVASHDTSQYTSPQNTTAPAAPANTQQQLLPPVQQQYPIPKEPHQQALQQHQQYAPPASQQFFNCAAPKSKLQQNFQTMRQVQQHYPPYPHHVGVHQIHPPPGVPFGGSAAGCSSAMRSHSQPQHRQQQQQQQRVKRNPAGNNRRTPSILKHYKSCPVSPVHEEVEWSAEGNERGALLGEPKRHSVYADDARTILDMIHADTEKMIDEITRKYGDLDEPSMPASYSVPANLRNLGGLGSTGDSTPTGRTTQYYVYREFYQCERKVSLSDILQPDQFAATQRRLDEARFLETQRHSSASFFLTGQQSQESLSLLSDGDGPGSYCNSLESVLSDESDCQSAPLEYPQTQVAVLQQRHAGIRNFIIHGPVSKSYGNSPNAYGSFDYYMRQQHSTTTDSFDVTGYNLEPLKPLPSSKTYPRIAQVQVSENIPTLRSKNKQYTSGVNKSLSTDFAQQRQQRNSNPMQSGDNLFVRKPLKAKPPVPAKPHNLVSTLSHMEKQQKHSSKSQSRTASVVQQFEHNLQKFEKEKQREREQQRRPAMRSSVSSGALAGGSATHSCLKKVSRFDTSESSRRATSVRQKSRPKISVRFNTVSQIKYTPSAKRERLAREEEPPEMEVGSLPSDYGERSFEMYFAENGNAPENLENMQTLKLYTKPQLQAVVDEIQQEREKYRKNLDNAGKISGKGGCGKVKGKGAGSSTSHQCQNIAKKIDIIEKLIAMEENKMEQIRLATESRLRPFNCNAKEKGYVKSLTMNFDMLARGEDPAEDEDLASKDASDLCAYARNIRRNCSLPDVLESTDFTGIYNSQGVELAKEVIADDESGDPENTEITADDADHEDIRQTVVLRMEPGNPKTLNPMPIEESSIRRACSLSDLHMGNFGKPGKSQNGTPQKPQVQHRNGNVSRSASKRNSLQGKTGLGASSNSMNVLNQGSDSEPEDSNRLRSASNGQGRSNGPIAANRQYSNKINNVNNNRRKAPNFSSATPMQDDSSSEETPNSTVNNKPIVPPRPRNLAFDHKSKLLINNSGSPGGNAKQRSGVTSTEDYEGTDPEAQVHNVINKLYTTTQAAMQLHANLKNSLLLKELENALIMSRNMLSSIPNRQAEKANNGGGMGGGLGVGGSGGLNHDQLNADNGDYLMMVNNCADLLSNLRTKHKPDDCENNS